A stretch of Microtus pennsylvanicus isolate mMicPen1 chromosome 5, mMicPen1.hap1, whole genome shotgun sequence DNA encodes these proteins:
- the LOC142851378 gene encoding pepsin A-5, whose amino-acid sequence MKWLGVLWLVALSECLVKIPLMKIKSMRENLRESDMLKDYLEKYPRSHAHVLLEQRRNPAVTSVTYEPMRNYLDLVYVGVISIGTPPQEFKVVLDTGSAYLWVPSIYCSSPACANHKVFNPLRSSTFLVSGRPVNVAYGSGEMSGFLAYDTVKIGDLNVVAQAFGLSLEEPDTFMEYAIFDGILGLGYPDLSLQGILPVFDNLWLQGLIPQNLFAFYLSSKDEKGSMLMLGGVDPSYYSGDLHWVPVSKPSYWQLTLDSISMNGEVIACESGCQGIMDTGTSLLTGPRNAIRNIQNLIGAKASSDGEYVLKCDTINTLPDIVFTINGVTYPVPASAYIRKGHSHICSSNFEEGLDDSLDPEMWVLGDVFLRLYFTVFDRANNRIGLAPAV is encoded by the exons ATGAAGTGGCTTGGGGTCCTCTGGCTTGTGGCCCTCTCAGAGTGCTTGGTCAA AATCCCTCTGATGAAGATTAAGTCCATGCGAGAAAACCTGCGGGAAAGTGACATGCTGAAGGATTACCTGGAGAAGTACCCTCGTAGCCACGCCCACGTGCTCCTTGAGCAGCGCAGAAACCCAGCAGTAACTTCAGTAACTTATGAGCCAATGAGGAACTACCTAGAT CTGGTCTACGTTGGTGTCATCAGCATCGGCACGCCccctcaggagttcaaggtcgtctTGGACACTGGCTCTGCCTACCTATGGGTACCATCCATCTATTGCTCCAGCCCAGCCTGCG CTAACCACAAGGTCTTCAACCCTCTACGGTCTTCCACTTTCCTGGTCTCGGGCCGACCTGTGAATGTCGCCTACGGTTCAGGAGAGATGTCAGGATTTCTTGCCTATGATACTGTCAAG ATTGGGGACCTCAATGTTGTGGCCCAGGCATTTGGCCTGAGCCTGGAGGAACCTGACACGTTCATGGAATATGCGATCTTCGATGGTATCCTGGGGTTGGGTTACCCTGACCTTAGCCTTCAGGGAATTCTGCCTGTCTTTGACAACCTGTGGCTGCAAGGCCTCATCCCCCAGAATCTCTTTGCCTTCTACTTGAGCAG cAAGGATGAGAAGGGCAGCATGCTGATGCTGGGTGGAGTGGACCCCTCCTACTACAGTGGAGACCTTCACTGGGTGCCTGTGTCCAAACCCAGCTACTGGCAGTTAACTCTGGACAG CATCTCCATGAATGGGGAGGTCATTGCCTGTGAAAGTGGCTGCCAAGGTATTATGGACACAGGGACCTCCTTGCTGACTGGCCCCCGAAACGCGATCCGTAACATCCAGAATCTCATCGGTGCCAAGGCCTCTAGTGATGGCGAG TATGTCCTCAAGTGCGACACCATCAACACCCTACCCGACATTGTCTTCACCATCAATGGTGTTACCTACCCGGTGCCAGCCAGTGCCTACATCCGGAAG GGTCATTCACACATCTGCTCCAGCAACTTCGAAGAAGGCCTAGATGACTCTTTGGACCCtgagatgtgggtgctgggggatgTTTTCCTAAGGCTGTATTTCACCGTGTTTGATAGAGCAAATAACAGGATTGGTCTGGCTCctgctgtgtga